The following are encoded together in the Natronolimnobius sp. AArcel1 genome:
- a CDS encoding ABC transporter substrate-binding protein: MAEDASSVSRRTLLAGVVGGTASSLAGCSEQFWSRAENTAPEQVELTIKTLPADDDAFAARILSQFRENLEAAGIAVSHEPIGELELYRDILLEGDYDIFVARHPGIEDYDDLYELLHSRFVGERGWQNPFHYSDVTADDALDEQREATDTSTRQETIGDLLSYLDEVVPYTTVAFPNRLGGAHESIDVSSPPHRAVDYLELLSSEREDGPREGPLIVGVYGEEIGTRLNPLVIDRNQVDGLLELVYDPLVRRTDYGSSLNGETIDDYTPWLVNDLEWHDSGPLEATVTLREDLRWHDETPLDASDVEFTYQFFQDTSNGEIDGGLPAPRYRGRTTLVERTEVIDTETIRIRFTAGTQSVAVRALTVPLLPAHIWDPRSEVVADYQTEALVTDNDEPVGSGLFQVGDVATDEIELEMFDDHPFHSDSDDRPNVLEGFSQFEGLQFQVDPNPGAMIEALLEGEIDLTGQPLPSSELEAVQEATEATSVSAETSAFYMVGYNLHHPELGNPHFRRIVSQLIDRDYVADEFFEGEAMPATGYSSMLGIRNDGWGFEHQSTISTFPGADGEIDTTRVQSLFEGAGYRYEDGELLR; this comes from the coding sequence ATGGCCGAAGATGCGTCGTCGGTGTCCCGCCGGACCCTGCTCGCTGGCGTAGTTGGTGGGACCGCGAGTTCGCTTGCCGGCTGTTCGGAGCAGTTCTGGTCTCGTGCCGAAAATACGGCACCCGAACAGGTCGAACTCACGATCAAGACGCTTCCCGCAGACGACGACGCATTCGCCGCCCGTATACTGAGTCAGTTTCGAGAAAACCTCGAGGCTGCTGGCATCGCTGTCTCTCACGAACCAATCGGCGAACTGGAACTCTACCGAGACATCTTGCTCGAGGGCGATTACGACATTTTCGTTGCCCGCCACCCTGGCATCGAGGACTACGACGACCTCTATGAACTCCTCCACTCGCGGTTTGTCGGCGAGCGCGGCTGGCAGAACCCGTTTCACTACTCCGACGTTACGGCCGACGACGCACTCGATGAGCAGCGCGAGGCGACGGATACGTCGACGCGCCAGGAAACGATTGGTGACTTGCTCTCGTATCTTGACGAGGTCGTTCCATACACGACGGTAGCCTTTCCGAACCGTCTTGGTGGCGCTCATGAGTCAATCGATGTCTCATCGCCACCACACCGCGCCGTTGACTATCTCGAACTCCTGAGCAGTGAACGCGAAGACGGTCCACGAGAGGGGCCGCTAATCGTTGGCGTCTACGGTGAGGAGATTGGAACGCGGTTGAACCCACTCGTCATCGATCGAAACCAGGTCGACGGCTTGCTCGAGTTGGTGTACGACCCACTGGTCCGTCGCACTGACTACGGAAGCAGCCTCAACGGTGAGACCATCGATGACTACACACCGTGGCTGGTGAACGACCTCGAGTGGCACGATTCTGGGCCGCTCGAGGCGACAGTCACACTTCGTGAGGACCTGCGGTGGCACGACGAGACGCCACTCGATGCAAGCGATGTCGAGTTTACGTATCAATTCTTTCAGGACACCTCGAATGGAGAGATTGACGGCGGACTCCCTGCCCCCCGCTACCGTGGGCGGACGACGCTTGTCGAACGAACGGAAGTGATCGACACCGAGACCATCCGGATTCGATTCACCGCTGGCACCCAATCGGTTGCGGTTCGAGCACTGACTGTGCCATTGTTGCCAGCCCATATCTGGGACCCACGATCAGAGGTTGTCGCAGACTACCAGACAGAAGCGCTCGTCACGGACAACGACGAACCGGTCGGCTCCGGACTGTTTCAGGTAGGCGATGTTGCAACAGATGAGATTGAACTCGAGATGTTTGACGATCACCCCTTCCATAGCGATTCCGACGATCGCCCGAACGTATTGGAAGGATTCTCGCAGTTTGAGGGACTCCAGTTCCAAGTCGACCCAAACCCCGGCGCGATGATCGAGGCGCTACTTGAGGGCGAGATTGACCTGACGGGCCAGCCGCTGCCGTCGTCCGAACTCGAGGCAGTTCAGGAAGCGACGGAAGCGACGTCAGTGTCTGCAGAAACGAGCGCGTTCTATATGGTTGGCTATAACCTCCACCATCCCGAACTCGGAAACCCGCACTTTCGTCGAATTGTCTCGCAGTTGATCGACCGCGATTACGTCGCAGATGAGTTTTTCGAAGGTGAAGCGATGCCGGCGACTGGCTATAGTTCGATGCTCGGAATTCGCAACGATGGGTGGGGATTCGAGCATCAATCGACAATTTCGACGTTTCCGGGCGCTGATGGCGAAATCGATACTACGCGCGTCCAGTCGCTCTTTGAAGGTGCTGGCTATCGCTACGAAGATGGAGAACTGCTTCGGTAA
- a CDS encoding tubulin/FtsZ family protein, giving the protein MKLALIGFGQAGGKIVDEFLAFDEQIDGGFVEAAIAVNSATVDLQGLENVPQENRVLVGQARVKGHGVGADNELGAEVTEADIDEIQGAIDKVPVHEIDAFLIAAGMGGGTGSGGAPVLAKHLNRIYTEPVYGLGILPGTDEGGIYTLNAARSFQTFVREVDNLLVFDNDAWRSAGESVEGGYDRINKEIVERFGLLFAAGEVGHDDDVAESVVDSSEIINTLDSGISTIGYARETVDSDDGLLSSFRGEETFDEGEATNRMTSLVRKATLGRMTLPCDVSSADRGLVVATGPAEHLNRKGVERGRQWLEDETASMEIRGGDYPMSDRDEVGAIVLLSGVTDIPRVDQLQQVAIEAQETTETVKANAQDEFASLVDTGGELDALF; this is encoded by the coding sequence ATGAAACTCGCACTCATCGGCTTTGGTCAGGCAGGCGGGAAGATCGTAGACGAATTCCTGGCGTTCGACGAGCAAATCGACGGCGGCTTCGTCGAGGCAGCAATCGCTGTCAACTCGGCGACGGTCGATCTACAGGGCCTCGAGAACGTTCCCCAGGAGAATCGCGTCCTGGTCGGACAGGCACGCGTGAAAGGACACGGTGTTGGCGCTGACAACGAACTCGGCGCTGAAGTCACCGAAGCAGATATCGACGAGATTCAGGGCGCAATCGATAAAGTACCGGTCCACGAGATCGATGCGTTCCTCATCGCTGCCGGCATGGGCGGCGGCACCGGCTCCGGCGGCGCACCTGTCCTTGCAAAGCATTTGAACCGAATCTACACCGAACCGGTCTACGGACTCGGTATCCTCCCCGGGACCGACGAAGGCGGGATTTACACGCTCAACGCGGCCCGCTCCTTCCAGACGTTCGTCCGCGAGGTCGACAATCTGCTCGTCTTTGACAACGACGCTTGGCGCAGTGCCGGCGAATCCGTCGAAGGCGGCTACGACCGCATCAACAAAGAGATCGTCGAGCGCTTCGGGCTGCTCTTTGCGGCCGGCGAAGTCGGCCACGACGATGACGTCGCCGAAAGCGTCGTCGACTCCTCGGAGATCATCAACACACTCGACAGCGGCATCTCGACCATCGGTTACGCACGCGAAACAGTTGATTCCGACGACGGTCTCCTCTCGTCGTTCCGGGGCGAAGAGACGTTCGACGAAGGCGAAGCAACCAATCGCATGACCAGCCTCGTCCGCAAAGCAACACTCGGACGCATGACACTCCCCTGTGACGTCTCGAGTGCAGACCGTGGCCTGGTCGTCGCAACCGGCCCGGCCGAGCACCTGAACCGCAAAGGTGTCGAACGCGGCCGCCAGTGGCTCGAGGACGAAACCGCGAGCATGGAGATCCGCGGTGGCGACTACCCGATGTCGGACCGCGACGAGGTCGGTGCAATCGTCCTCCTCTCGGGAGTCACCGACATTCCGCGAGTCGACCAGCTTCAGCAGGTCGCTATCGAAGCCCAGGAGACGACGGAGACGGTCAAAGCCAACGCGCAAGACGAGTTCGCATCGCTGGTCGACACCGGTGGCGAACTCGACGCACTGTTCTAA
- a CDS encoding TIGR04024 family LLM class F420-dependent oxidoreductase: protein MTVRSLHLPVAAQPHVDSLVDLAQVGERHGYDTAWLPETWGRDGVTVLTSIARETESIGLGPSVLNVYSRSPALLGQTATTLQEVADGRLRMGVAPSGPAVIEGWHGLEFERPLRRTREYIEIMREVMSGETVHYDGDLFSLSGFRLRCDPPTEPVPIDAAGMGPKSVELAGRFADGWHAILFTPDGFQNRLEDFRRGVDLGDRNRDDLRVSLSVTACALEDGERARELARQHLAFYVGAMGTYYRESLARQGYEDEAMAIATAWANGNHDDAIAAIPDALLDDLGATGTPEHARKQLQTFESLEGVDELSIGFPRGASSDDIKATIEALAPDS, encoded by the coding sequence ATGACTGTTCGAAGCCTGCATCTCCCGGTCGCTGCACAGCCTCACGTTGACTCACTCGTCGACCTCGCCCAGGTGGGCGAACGCCACGGCTACGACACCGCCTGGCTCCCCGAAACCTGGGGGCGCGACGGCGTTACCGTCCTGACGAGTATCGCCCGCGAGACTGAGAGTATCGGCCTCGGCCCGAGCGTCCTCAACGTCTACTCGCGCTCGCCAGCCCTGCTCGGACAGACGGCGACGACGCTACAGGAAGTCGCCGACGGACGCCTCCGAATGGGCGTCGCTCCAAGTGGCCCCGCCGTCATCGAGGGCTGGCACGGCCTCGAGTTCGAGCGCCCGCTTCGGCGAACGCGCGAGTACATCGAGATCATGCGCGAGGTGATGAGCGGCGAGACGGTCCACTACGACGGCGACCTCTTCTCGCTGTCTGGCTTCCGACTTCGCTGTGACCCGCCCACCGAACCGGTCCCCATCGACGCCGCCGGCATGGGCCCCAAATCGGTCGAGCTCGCCGGTCGCTTCGCTGATGGCTGGCACGCAATTCTGTTCACGCCCGACGGCTTCCAGAACCGACTCGAGGATTTCCGACGCGGCGTCGACCTCGGCGACCGGAACCGCGATGACCTCCGCGTGAGCCTGTCAGTGACCGCCTGCGCGCTCGAGGACGGCGAACGTGCCCGTGAGTTAGCCCGCCAGCATCTGGCGTTCTACGTCGGCGCGATGGGGACATACTATCGCGAGTCACTGGCGCGACAGGGCTACGAAGACGAAGCCATGGCTATCGCGACAGCCTGGGCCAACGGCAATCACGACGACGCGATTGCTGCCATCCCCGACGCACTACTCGATGATCTCGGGGCCACCGGCACCCCGGAACACGCCCGCAAGCAACTCCAGACATTCGAGTCACTCGAGGGTGTTGATGAACTGTCAATTGGGTTCCCACGCGGGGCCTCGAGCGACGATATCAAGGCGACGATTGAGGCACTGGCCCCAGATTCATAA